A section of the Harmonia axyridis chromosome 2, icHarAxyr1.1, whole genome shotgun sequence genome encodes:
- the LOC123672530 gene encoding lachesin-like isoform X1, whose translation MRIFLLATVFCAVFCSVHAAIPLSSRQDDFDYPADSEGDEDMQGDTDTGNYYDDDKEEKNVEPITEKNRNRVEEPAVILTRPSIFENNIGDSIVLPCKTPGNDSVIIWYKNDDILFQDAVTLHAKANHNLKKDSLEINNLQKEDAGQYRCVSMVSERNKAAITHEVKVKYSPIVTELSVKNNETTLKVGAELVLTCRAKGYPEPVISWHKETIKEGRTVNERFDATGNVLTIPSVTRRDEGRYLCFADNKIGKPSLEYINITLTHLPVVSIEEFIVNSDKEMDTELKCTVKAKPRADVVWLRNGIVLHSSSHIKMSNQDNEHILTLKGLRESDFGQYVCSANNSLGAIEKSINLVKTPAIREFIKPERPTKDLVLTWKVESKAPIIEHELQYRRKGDSEWRSVKPTVHGTDDGVYVIKYTLKELDEGSYETRCRSRNEHGWSDYTEVTLVEFDKAHHSKHGNKKAHKHNKDKSSDVEQSQQPQKESEIGESKNPSSASSTTAPLLLCSISILYLYFSRL comes from the exons ttcatgcCGCTATACCACTGAGCAGCAGACAAGATGATTTCGATTATCCAGCGGACAGCGAGGGTGATGAAGACATGCAAGGAGATACTGATACTGGAAACTACTACGATGATGATAAAGAAgagaaaaatgttgagccaattACTGAGAAGAATAGAAATCGCGTAGAAGAACCTGCGGTAATTCTGACGCGGCCTTCTATTTTCGAGAATAACATTGGAGATTCCATCGTTTTACCATGCAAAACTCCAGGAA ATGACAGCGTTATCATTTGGTACAAGAACGACGACATCCTGTTCCAAGATGCTGTTACACTGCATGCGAAAGCTAACCATAATCTTAAGAAAGACTCACTTGAAATCAACAATTTACAAAAAGAGGATGCTGGTCAGTATAGATGCGTCTCTATGGTTAGTGAACGGAATAAGGCTGCAATTACCCACGAAGTCAAGGTCAAATATTCCCCAATCGTGACCGAATTATCTGTCAAGAATAATGAAACAACT CTGAAAGTTGGAGCTGAGCTTGTGCTGACATGTCGCGCTAAAGGCTATCCAGAACCTGTCATTTCTTGGCACAAAGAAACAATAAAAGAAGGAAGAACTGTCAACGAAAGATTCGATGCGACCGGAAACGTACTCACCATTCCTAGTGTTACCCGTAGGGACGAGGGCCGTTATCTTTGTTTTGCTGACAATAAGATTGGAAAACCATCCCTTGAATATATCAATATCACATTGACAC attTGCCAGTTGTTAGTATCGAAGAGTTCATCGTTAATTCCGATAAGGAAATGGACACCGAACTGAAGTGCACAGTGAAAGCTAAGCCACGTGCTGATGTTGTATGGCTCAGAAATGGAATTGTTCTTCACTCCTCAAGCCACATCAAAATGAGTAATCAAGACAATGAACATATTCTAACTCTCAAAGGATTGCGGGAATCAGACTTTGGACAATACGTATGTTCAGCCAATAACAGTCTAGGGGCTATTGAGAAGTCTATAAATTTGGTAAAGACCCCCGCTATTAGGGAATTCATCAAACCTGAGAGGCCAACCAAAGATTTAGTTTTAACTTGGAAAGTTGAGTCGAAAGCTCCAATCATTGAACATGAACTACAATATAGAAGAAAAGGA GATTCAGAATGGAGAAGTGTTAAGCCAACCGTACATGGAACAGATGATGGTGTCTATGTTATCAAGTATACCTTGAAAGAATTAGACGAAGGAAGTTACGAGACTAGGTGCAGATCTCGTAATGAACATGGATGGTCGGATTACACTGAAGTAACTTTGGTGGAATTCG ACAAGGCACATCACAGCAAGCATGGTAACAAAAAAGCCCATAAACACAACAAAG ACAAATCTTCAGATGTAGAGCAATCACAGCAGCCGCAGAAGGAATCAGAAATAGgcg aatCCAAAAATCCAAGTTCTGCAAGCAGTACCACAGCTCCTCTTCTTCTGTGCAGCATCTCTATACTTTATTTGTACTTCAGTAGGCTATGA
- the LOC123672530 gene encoding lachesin-like isoform X3, with protein MRIFLLATVFCAVFCSVHAAIPLSSRQDDFDYPADSEGDEDMQGDTDTGNYYDDDKEEKNVEPITEKNRNRVEEPAVILTRPSIFENNIGDSIVLPCKTPGNDSVIIWYKNDDILFQDAVTLHAKANHNLKKDSLEINNLQKEDAGQYRCVSMVSERNKAAITHEVKVKYSPIVTELSVKNNETTLKVGAELVLTCRAKGYPEPVISWHKETIKEGRTVNERFDATGNVLTIPSVTRRDEGRYLCFADNKIGKPSLEYINITLTHLPVVSIEEFIVNSDKEMDTELKCTVKAKPRADVVWLRNGIVLHSSSHIKMSNQDNEHILTLKGLRESDFGQYVCSANNSLGAIEKSINLVKTPAIREFIKPERPTKDLVLTWKVESKAPIIEHELQYRRKGDSEWRSVKPTVHGTDDGVYVIKYTLKELDEGSYETRCRSRNEHGWSDYTEVTLVEFESKNPSSASSTTAPLLLCSISILYLYFSRL; from the exons ttcatgcCGCTATACCACTGAGCAGCAGACAAGATGATTTCGATTATCCAGCGGACAGCGAGGGTGATGAAGACATGCAAGGAGATACTGATACTGGAAACTACTACGATGATGATAAAGAAgagaaaaatgttgagccaattACTGAGAAGAATAGAAATCGCGTAGAAGAACCTGCGGTAATTCTGACGCGGCCTTCTATTTTCGAGAATAACATTGGAGATTCCATCGTTTTACCATGCAAAACTCCAGGAA ATGACAGCGTTATCATTTGGTACAAGAACGACGACATCCTGTTCCAAGATGCTGTTACACTGCATGCGAAAGCTAACCATAATCTTAAGAAAGACTCACTTGAAATCAACAATTTACAAAAAGAGGATGCTGGTCAGTATAGATGCGTCTCTATGGTTAGTGAACGGAATAAGGCTGCAATTACCCACGAAGTCAAGGTCAAATATTCCCCAATCGTGACCGAATTATCTGTCAAGAATAATGAAACAACT CTGAAAGTTGGAGCTGAGCTTGTGCTGACATGTCGCGCTAAAGGCTATCCAGAACCTGTCATTTCTTGGCACAAAGAAACAATAAAAGAAGGAAGAACTGTCAACGAAAGATTCGATGCGACCGGAAACGTACTCACCATTCCTAGTGTTACCCGTAGGGACGAGGGCCGTTATCTTTGTTTTGCTGACAATAAGATTGGAAAACCATCCCTTGAATATATCAATATCACATTGACAC attTGCCAGTTGTTAGTATCGAAGAGTTCATCGTTAATTCCGATAAGGAAATGGACACCGAACTGAAGTGCACAGTGAAAGCTAAGCCACGTGCTGATGTTGTATGGCTCAGAAATGGAATTGTTCTTCACTCCTCAAGCCACATCAAAATGAGTAATCAAGACAATGAACATATTCTAACTCTCAAAGGATTGCGGGAATCAGACTTTGGACAATACGTATGTTCAGCCAATAACAGTCTAGGGGCTATTGAGAAGTCTATAAATTTGGTAAAGACCCCCGCTATTAGGGAATTCATCAAACCTGAGAGGCCAACCAAAGATTTAGTTTTAACTTGGAAAGTTGAGTCGAAAGCTCCAATCATTGAACATGAACTACAATATAGAAGAAAAGGA GATTCAGAATGGAGAAGTGTTAAGCCAACCGTACATGGAACAGATGATGGTGTCTATGTTATCAAGTATACCTTGAAAGAATTAGACGAAGGAAGTTACGAGACTAGGTGCAGATCTCGTAATGAACATGGATGGTCGGATTACACTGAAGTAACTTTGGTGGAATTCG aatCCAAAAATCCAAGTTCTGCAAGCAGTACCACAGCTCCTCTTCTTCTGTGCAGCATCTCTATACTTTATTTGTACTTCAGTAGGCTATGA
- the LOC123672530 gene encoding lachesin-like isoform X2, with amino-acid sequence MRIFLLATVFCAVFCSVHAAIPLSSRQDDFDYPADSEGDEDMQGDTDTGNYYDDDKEEKNVEPITEKNRNRVEEPAVILTRPSIFENNIGDSIVLPCKTPGNDSVIIWYKNDDILFQDAVTLHAKANHNLKKDSLEINNLQKEDAGQYRCVSMVSERNKAAITHEVKVKYSPIVTELSVKNNETTLKVGAELVLTCRAKGYPEPVISWHKETIKEGRTVNERFDATGNVLTIPSVTRRDEGRYLCFADNKIGKPSLEYINITLTHLPVVSIEEFIVNSDKEMDTELKCTVKAKPRADVVWLRNGIVLHSSSHIKMSNQDNEHILTLKGLRESDFGQYVCSANNSLGAIEKSINLVKTPAIREFIKPERPTKDLVLTWKVESKAPIIEHELQYRRKGDSEWRSVKPTVHGTDDGVYVIKYTLKELDEGSYETRCRSRNEHGWSDYTEVTLVEFDKSSDVEQSQQPQKESEIGESKNPSSASSTTAPLLLCSISILYLYFSRL; translated from the exons ttcatgcCGCTATACCACTGAGCAGCAGACAAGATGATTTCGATTATCCAGCGGACAGCGAGGGTGATGAAGACATGCAAGGAGATACTGATACTGGAAACTACTACGATGATGATAAAGAAgagaaaaatgttgagccaattACTGAGAAGAATAGAAATCGCGTAGAAGAACCTGCGGTAATTCTGACGCGGCCTTCTATTTTCGAGAATAACATTGGAGATTCCATCGTTTTACCATGCAAAACTCCAGGAA ATGACAGCGTTATCATTTGGTACAAGAACGACGACATCCTGTTCCAAGATGCTGTTACACTGCATGCGAAAGCTAACCATAATCTTAAGAAAGACTCACTTGAAATCAACAATTTACAAAAAGAGGATGCTGGTCAGTATAGATGCGTCTCTATGGTTAGTGAACGGAATAAGGCTGCAATTACCCACGAAGTCAAGGTCAAATATTCCCCAATCGTGACCGAATTATCTGTCAAGAATAATGAAACAACT CTGAAAGTTGGAGCTGAGCTTGTGCTGACATGTCGCGCTAAAGGCTATCCAGAACCTGTCATTTCTTGGCACAAAGAAACAATAAAAGAAGGAAGAACTGTCAACGAAAGATTCGATGCGACCGGAAACGTACTCACCATTCCTAGTGTTACCCGTAGGGACGAGGGCCGTTATCTTTGTTTTGCTGACAATAAGATTGGAAAACCATCCCTTGAATATATCAATATCACATTGACAC attTGCCAGTTGTTAGTATCGAAGAGTTCATCGTTAATTCCGATAAGGAAATGGACACCGAACTGAAGTGCACAGTGAAAGCTAAGCCACGTGCTGATGTTGTATGGCTCAGAAATGGAATTGTTCTTCACTCCTCAAGCCACATCAAAATGAGTAATCAAGACAATGAACATATTCTAACTCTCAAAGGATTGCGGGAATCAGACTTTGGACAATACGTATGTTCAGCCAATAACAGTCTAGGGGCTATTGAGAAGTCTATAAATTTGGTAAAGACCCCCGCTATTAGGGAATTCATCAAACCTGAGAGGCCAACCAAAGATTTAGTTTTAACTTGGAAAGTTGAGTCGAAAGCTCCAATCATTGAACATGAACTACAATATAGAAGAAAAGGA GATTCAGAATGGAGAAGTGTTAAGCCAACCGTACATGGAACAGATGATGGTGTCTATGTTATCAAGTATACCTTGAAAGAATTAGACGAAGGAAGTTACGAGACTAGGTGCAGATCTCGTAATGAACATGGATGGTCGGATTACACTGAAGTAACTTTGGTGGAATTCG ACAAATCTTCAGATGTAGAGCAATCACAGCAGCCGCAGAAGGAATCAGAAATAGgcg aatCCAAAAATCCAAGTTCTGCAAGCAGTACCACAGCTCCTCTTCTTCTGTGCAGCATCTCTATACTTTATTTGTACTTCAGTAGGCTATGA